GCTCTTTTTAAAATCCCAAAGCTTTTGTTCTTTAAATTTTTTAATCTCTTATCAAAGAAAATGAGTAATAAACTATAAAAAATGAGTATATTAAATAGACTATTGTTGGAATATAAAATAACCTGTTCATTCCTATTTCTGTAAATCCAAATAATTGACTACCAAGCCAGTTAAAAGAGTATTTTATTATCACAAAAGTGATGGAAAAAACCATAAAAAATGAAAAGAAAAAAATAATTAGTGCAAAAACTTTACGATCATTATCTTTAGCCTTTTCTAAAGAATATAATTCTAATAAAACACCTAAAATTAATAAAATAGTAGATAAAAATATTAACGGATTTGTATTAAAAGGAAAATCGTAATTGAGTAATTGATTTAATATTGGACCCAAAAACTTCAGAACCAACGCAGCAAGTATGATAATCGAAGCTACAATTACATTTAAAGTACCAAAAAAGAGCTCTATGCTAGGATGATGTTTTTTATTGACTTTTTTTACTTTAGTACTTTGTACTTTTGAATCATTCTTTGCATAATAGTCATTTATATTAACTTTCATTTTTTTCCTCCTGCTAAAGTATAAATTTTACTCACTTTAGAAATCGTAAAATTCTTATTATATGTATGTTTTAGTGTTGACTTTTTTACAAAATATCTTCCCAATTCTAATCTTTACTAATTCTTAATTTTTTTAACTTCTTCGCTACGTGTAGTGAAAGAGAGTAGGGAGGGCTCCGCCCTGGACCCAATATAAGTTCAACACATTATTTTGAAAAATACAAAATTTTTATTCACAGCCTAAATTTCAGAGCGTAGAGACATCCTATGTAGGTGTTTCCTATTTTTATTAGAAACGTATCTATAGTACGTTTCTAATAAAAAATTCGGTTCTAAAATTATATTTCAATTTTTTCTATTTTCTCAACTATTTCCTCGATTTTTTCGATAAAATTTTTATAAAGTTGTTGAAAATCGATTTCTAAAATTTTATCTGCTGGTACTTTAAAAACAGCTATAGCAGGATCTTTTACTTTCATTTCAGGAAGTTTATATGAATTTTCCAAAAAATTATATTTTTTTAATGTTTTATCTTTAAGAAATCTACCTATTTCAATATATATAGAAACTTTTGAACTTTCTATTCTGTCAGGACATTTAAAAACAACATGTATATTGTTCATATAAGGAAAATAAAATACTTGATCTTTCCATTTTTTAAAGTGTTGAACAATAAAGTTAAAAGTCTCTTCTTCGATATCTAAACTTAAGGATAGATATTTTTGCCCCTTTAATTTTTCAGAAAAGATAAGTTTTTTGATAACTCTTTCATCACCACATACTCTGTAAGCAGAAAGCTTAAATGGAGTTTGCACAATGCCAAAAGAAAGTTCAGGATCAACTACTTTTTTGTACGATTCAGCAAATTTAATATATTTTTCTTTTAAAAAATCAGAATTCAAATATACTGTAGGATAAAGAACACTCATCACTTTACTTGGTAAATCCGGTCCTATAACTTCAAGGTTTCTTCCTTCCTTATCAATTAATATAGTATAAATGGGAAAATCATCTCTTTTATCGTAAACACAGCCAAAAAAGAAATGTTGAAATTCATCCGCTAGCAAATTTTGATATTTTTCAAGGTAATTTTTTGCAAAATCCACTAATTCTTCCAACCTAATTCTCCCCTAAGGTTTGTTTTATTCTTTCAGCTATTTTTTGACTCTTAACTACCTTTGCTATGTCCTGTGTTGAAGCTTCCCTGATCTTTCTTATACCTCCAAAATGCTGTATAAGTTCCTTTTTCCTTTTGGGACCAACACCGGGAATTTCATCTAATTTTGTTCTTTCAAATCTCTTACTTCTTAAATTCCTGTTAAAACCGATTGCAAATCTGTGTGTTTCATCTCTAACGTATATTAAAAGTCTCAGTACAGGATGATCCAAAGGAAGATGTAAATCTTGTATTTCTCCCGGAAAAACGATTCTTTCATCTTCTTTAGCTATTCCTATAACATCTACATCGTTCAATGTGTAACCGATATCTTTCAAAGCCTCGACAGCTGAGTTAACCTGACCTTTACCCCCATCTATAAAGAGTAGATCTGGT
This window of the Petrotoga sp. 9PWA.NaAc.5.4 genome carries:
- a CDS encoding DUF4895 domain-containing protein, with the translated sequence MEELVDFAKNYLEKYQNLLADEFQHFFFGCVYDKRDDFPIYTILIDKEGRNLEVIGPDLPSKVMSVLYPTVYLNSDFLKEKYIKFAESYKKVVDPELSFGIVQTPFKLSAYRVCGDERVIKKLIFSEKLKGQKYLSLSLDIEEETFNFIVQHFKKWKDQVFYFPYMNNIHVVFKCPDRIESSKVSIYIEIGRFLKDKTLKKYNFLENSYKLPEMKVKDPAIAVFKVPADKILEIDFQQLYKNFIEKIEEIVEKIEKIEI